The proteins below are encoded in one region of Thioalkalivibrio sp. K90mix:
- a CDS encoding TetR/AcrR family transcriptional regulator has product MSQARYARKTPDARKTELLAAAVMVFAERGYRSADVQEVADRAGVGKGTVYRYFSGKEDLFCAALTQQVDALEARMCEGRDRHSDPLERLRSGIRAAFAFFDEHPETVDLFIQERAEFRDRGTPLYFARSMSRRHEWAPEFEALMVSGRMRKLPVEALMDGLGDLVYGAVMSSEASAGRPCLVDRFDQLFDIYLHGALEGS; this is encoded by the coding sequence GTGAGCCAGGCGCGATACGCACGAAAAACCCCGGATGCAAGGAAGACAGAGCTGCTTGCCGCCGCGGTAATGGTGTTTGCCGAGCGCGGGTATCGATCCGCGGACGTTCAGGAAGTTGCCGATCGGGCCGGCGTGGGCAAGGGAACCGTGTACCGCTATTTCAGCGGCAAGGAAGACCTGTTCTGCGCCGCGCTGACCCAGCAGGTGGACGCGCTGGAAGCCCGGATGTGCGAGGGGCGTGATCGGCACTCGGATCCGCTGGAGCGACTCCGCTCCGGCATTCGTGCGGCCTTTGCCTTTTTCGACGAGCACCCGGAAACCGTCGATCTGTTCATCCAGGAGCGGGCGGAATTTCGCGATCGGGGTACCCCCCTCTATTTCGCGCGCTCCATGTCACGGCGTCATGAATGGGCGCCCGAGTTCGAGGCGCTGATGGTTTCCGGGCGAATGCGCAAGCTTCCCGTGGAGGCACTCATGGATGGGCTGGGCGACCTGGTGTACGGGGCCGTGATGTCAAGTGAAGCGTCCGCCGGTCGCCCATGCCTGGTGGACCGATTCGACCAATTGTTTGACATCTATCTGCACGGCGCGCTCGAGGGGTCCTGA
- a CDS encoding efflux RND transporter periplasmic adaptor subunit, which produces MYRTASVVNQTLGRLWPRRGVRAPIALLVLLLLLTACGAPQDDAGGQEQPLPVVTVQAVTPQSVQVEGEYAGRVRGFREVEVRARVDGILEERLYTEGQLVQKGDPLFRIDPEPYEIAVRRAEAERADARASLADAEREWDRISGLYQQDAVSRRERDQAETNLQLAEARLAMSEAALADARRNLRYTEVTAPVSGVTDLETLPEGSLIERGALLTVVTRHDPAHVRFSLPENDAAIQRVARRAMGRSQDEVQTYAAQVILPGGDAYELEGQVDFTASTIDPRTGTVSARAVFENPDGDLVPGQFVRVRLVLQELEDVFLIDQNAVGEGRDGPRVFVVDDEDVAHVRTVRLGPVVDGRQVVLEGLDEGDRLVVIGQVALSDGASVEVTETNGES; this is translated from the coding sequence ATGTACCGAACCGCATCCGTTGTGAACCAGACGCTCGGCCGCCTGTGGCCGCGACGCGGGGTTCGCGCCCCTATTGCGTTGCTGGTCCTCCTGCTCCTGCTGACCGCCTGCGGGGCCCCGCAGGACGACGCGGGCGGGCAGGAGCAGCCACTGCCTGTGGTCACCGTGCAGGCCGTCACGCCTCAGTCGGTCCAGGTCGAGGGCGAGTACGCCGGCCGCGTGCGCGGTTTCCGGGAAGTGGAAGTGCGTGCCCGCGTGGACGGCATTCTCGAGGAACGTCTCTACACCGAAGGGCAGCTGGTGCAGAAGGGCGATCCACTGTTCCGCATTGACCCGGAACCCTACGAGATCGCGGTGCGCCGTGCCGAGGCCGAACGCGCGGACGCCAGGGCCAGCCTGGCCGATGCCGAGCGGGAATGGGACCGCATCTCGGGTTTGTACCAACAGGATGCGGTGAGCCGCCGCGAACGCGACCAGGCGGAAACCAATCTGCAGCTTGCAGAGGCGCGGCTGGCCATGAGCGAGGCGGCGCTGGCGGATGCCCGCCGTAATCTGCGATATACGGAGGTCACGGCACCGGTGTCCGGTGTCACTGATCTGGAAACCCTGCCGGAGGGCAGCCTGATCGAACGGGGCGCGCTGTTGACGGTGGTCACCCGCCACGATCCGGCCCATGTGCGCTTCTCCCTGCCGGAGAACGATGCGGCCATCCAGCGCGTGGCACGCCGCGCCATGGGGCGCAGCCAGGATGAGGTGCAGACGTACGCGGCCCAGGTCATTTTGCCCGGTGGCGACGCCTATGAGCTGGAGGGTCAGGTGGATTTCACCGCCAGCACTATCGATCCGCGCACCGGCACGGTCTCCGCCCGAGCGGTGTTCGAGAATCCGGATGGGGATCTGGTTCCCGGCCAGTTCGTGCGTGTGCGCCTGGTCCTGCAGGAGCTGGAGGATGTGTTCCTGATTGACCAGAACGCCGTGGGTGAGGGTCGGGACGGGCCCCGGGTGTTCGTGGTGGATGACGAGGACGTGGCGCATGTCCGCACCGTGCGGCTCGGGCCGGTGGTGGATGGGCGCCAGGTGGTGCTCGAGGGGCTGGATGAGGGGGACCGGCTTGTGGTGATCGGGCAGGTGGCGCTGAGTGACGGCGCCTCGGTCGAGGTCACCGAGACCAACGGGGAATCCTGA
- a CDS encoding multicopper oxidase family protein has protein sequence MMKRRQFLGLAAALPVITTFGGWTLFNHAVSAPRFDNPLFLPGADGPFAVLAPDQPFTLVAEQGWLPVPGRAETPFLWYRTQVNGTEYQNPILLLRTGDDLDVTLDNQLDEGTIIHWHGLHVPGREDGHPIHTVDPGEQYEYRFQVTNRGGTYWYHTHAHHRTARQAHQGLASFLLVTDDDNDALNEALGLELGKTDLPLVLQDKRFDRLGHLVYQPNPMQGMMGYLGDEVLVNMTPSARHEVERRIHRLRLLNGSTARIYRLALRADGAAVPFQVIGTDAGLLESPWEVKEAFLSPGERLELLVDFAAFSGGDRVELHSLEFDPMAGGGMMRGGGMGGGMGGGMGRMMGGGMHDGDPLALLEFVVREGEAVTAEVPERLSRIDPIDVSNATERDILLDMAPMQWRINGETYDPDRVPIEVEANTQEVWTLRNADRSMPHPMHIHGFSFQVLSRSGGPGFVREQAVNDDGLTVADLGWKDTVLLWPGETVRIAIDFTHDYDGDQLYVFHCHNLEHEDNDMMVNVRVRA, from the coding sequence ATGATGAAACGACGTCAATTTCTGGGGCTGGCCGCCGCGCTGCCCGTGATCACCACGTTCGGCGGCTGGACCCTGTTCAACCATGCGGTGTCCGCTCCGCGTTTCGACAACCCGCTGTTTCTGCCCGGGGCCGATGGTCCGTTTGCGGTGCTCGCACCCGATCAGCCGTTCACCCTGGTGGCCGAACAGGGATGGTTGCCGGTGCCCGGCCGCGCGGAGACACCATTCCTCTGGTACCGCACACAGGTGAATGGGACCGAGTACCAGAACCCGATCCTGCTGTTGCGCACCGGCGATGACCTGGATGTGACGCTCGACAACCAGCTCGACGAGGGCACGATCATCCACTGGCACGGCCTGCATGTGCCGGGCCGGGAGGACGGTCACCCGATCCATACGGTCGATCCCGGGGAACAGTACGAATACCGCTTCCAGGTGACCAACCGCGGCGGTACCTACTGGTACCACACCCATGCGCATCACCGGACCGCGCGCCAGGCCCACCAGGGGCTGGCGAGTTTTTTGCTGGTGACGGATGACGACAACGACGCCCTCAACGAGGCCCTTGGCCTGGAGCTGGGCAAGACCGACCTGCCACTGGTGTTGCAGGACAAGCGCTTCGACCGGCTCGGGCATCTGGTGTACCAGCCGAATCCGATGCAGGGGATGATGGGGTATCTCGGGGACGAGGTGCTGGTGAACATGACGCCGTCCGCCCGCCACGAGGTCGAGCGTCGCATCCATCGCCTGCGCCTGCTGAACGGATCCACCGCCCGGATCTATCGCCTCGCCCTGCGGGCCGATGGCGCGGCGGTCCCGTTCCAGGTCATCGGCACGGACGCGGGGCTGCTGGAATCGCCTTGGGAGGTGAAAGAGGCCTTCCTGTCACCGGGCGAGCGTCTGGAGCTTCTGGTCGATTTCGCCGCGTTTTCCGGAGGCGATCGAGTCGAGCTGCACAGCCTGGAATTCGACCCGATGGCCGGTGGCGGCATGATGCGTGGCGGCGGTATGGGCGGCGGCATGGGCGGAGGAATGGGGCGCATGATGGGTGGCGGCATGCACGACGGCGATCCGCTCGCACTGCTTGAGTTCGTGGTCCGCGAGGGCGAGGCGGTCACCGCCGAGGTGCCCGAGCGCCTGTCGCGAATCGACCCCATCGACGTGTCCAACGCAACCGAACGCGACATCCTCCTGGACATGGCCCCGATGCAGTGGCGTATCAATGGCGAGACGTATGACCCGGACCGGGTGCCGATCGAGGTGGAGGCCAACACCCAGGAGGTGTGGACGCTCCGCAATGCGGACCGCAGCATGCCGCACCCGATGCATATCCATGGCTTCTCGTTCCAGGTGCTGTCGCGCTCCGGTGGCCCCGGTTTCGTGCGCGAACAGGCGGTCAACGACGACGGGCTGACGGTCGCGGATCTGGGCTGGAAGGACACCGTCCTGCTGTGGCCGGGCGAGACCGTGCGCATCGCCATCGACTTCACGCACGACTACGATGGCGACCAGCTCTACGTGTTCCACTGCCACAACCTGGAACACGAGGACAACGACATGATGGTGAACGTCCGCGTGCGTGCCTGA
- a CDS encoding ferritin-like domain-containing protein, protein MNATPRPEAGLYRVAETALLESDPEAKCERVLGLMDAWWSGATAPAAAPPPQRVEVPGRPERPVLVHPRELPRRGLHTTAGRVALVHAVAHIEFNAINLALDAVYRFRDMPAPFVSDWLQVAAEEARHFRLLRARLHELGADYGDLPAHNGLWEAALATDHDVMIRMALVPRVLEARGLDVTPGMIERLTAAGDHATVALLEIIQREEVAHVAIGTRWFRELAHARGLDPEPLFLELLAEYMPGRVRPPFAHAARRAAGFTDSEMAQLEAQAAAPTSL, encoded by the coding sequence ATGAACGCGACACCGCGACCGGAGGCGGGCCTCTACCGGGTGGCCGAGACCGCCCTGCTGGAATCCGACCCGGAGGCCAAGTGCGAGCGTGTGCTGGGGCTGATGGACGCCTGGTGGTCCGGCGCGACGGCGCCAGCAGCGGCGCCACCCCCGCAGCGCGTGGAGGTGCCCGGGCGCCCCGAGCGCCCGGTGCTCGTGCACCCGCGCGAGCTGCCCCGGCGCGGGCTGCACACGACAGCCGGGCGGGTAGCGCTGGTGCATGCCGTTGCACATATCGAGTTCAATGCGATCAACCTGGCGCTGGATGCGGTCTATCGCTTTCGCGACATGCCGGCGCCGTTCGTCAGCGACTGGCTGCAGGTGGCGGCCGAGGAGGCGCGTCATTTCCGGCTGCTGCGCGCGCGACTCCACGAGCTGGGAGCAGACTACGGGGACCTTCCGGCCCACAACGGGCTGTGGGAGGCCGCGCTCGCTACCGACCACGACGTGATGATCCGTATGGCGCTGGTCCCGCGCGTGCTGGAGGCGCGCGGGCTGGATGTGACGCCCGGGATGATCGAGCGGCTGACCGCGGCGGGTGATCACGCGACCGTGGCGCTGCTCGAGATCATCCAGCGCGAGGAGGTCGCCCACGTGGCGATCGGCACGCGCTGGTTCCGCGAACTGGCCCACGCGCGCGGGCTCGATCCCGAACCGCTGTTCCTCGAGCTGCTAGCCGAGTACATGCCGGGCCGCGTACGCCCGCCCTTCGCCCATGCCGCCCGCCGCGCCGCCGGCTTCACCGACTCCGAGATGGCGCAGCTGGAGGCCCAGGCCGCCGCCCCGACCTCGCTGTAG